The segment GCACTGTATGTTCTCATTGCCTAGACATTCCTTAATATTTTGGGCCATACAGTGCACAGAGGCTCACCAAGGTAATTTTATAGGTAACGTAAACTCGTAcgtcgccttggtccgtacaattgctcttattttagcgccccaaaaacgtaatacttccagatcaactgtaatgtcaataccattgtaaagcacaatttctcccctttccaaaaTAATCAATTACATAACCttaacgctgcccgtttctgcataattcaagcaggcaatgagccccgtcgggtgtTTTAAAAATTGgcaggtggggaagcgaaactaatgcgtgatagtgagaaggagagattgctttttttcactcgatctgtccaacttatcaccttatcgcctctaaaatgtaattaaaacactataaagagtttatataatgtgtgattacatacctatttaaaggtttgtgtcgaatttgaatcgggtttttagggcggtgctaaagtgatcatgatcgcatgcaatgtcgaggcaaaaaatgactaggtattcCCCCTTACCCCCgacactgtccatttcttgtttttaaacgatgagagaagtgctacacctggtggagagagattgtaggacagaaatagttgctttatgcatgctgtacgttacgacaggacacgtcacgatgtaatgGAGGGTctgtttttttcaacttttctccaatactatagagccattaccatgttgatcaacgcttgaatagaaacctagttcacacccccgattttgaagtcaacacagtcgctatttctttgtagcctcgtttgaatgttgcggttgcgcacatttgtacggaatggggtgagtttacgtcaGTAACTCTAACTCTTTCTTTCTGTAGCGTGAAAGCACACAAGAGCGTAAGCCCCGAGCGGTGCGACCAGCAGGACGTCTGTGCACAGAGCTCCACCGGCACCTGACCTCTGCACAGGAGGCGGAAGACACTCCTTCAGCCGAcacagaggatgaggaggacgaggaggaagaTGATGACGATGAGGACAGTGAGtccgaggaggaagaagaggaggagtcttCGAGCAGTGAGAGTGAACGCTCCACTCCCCTTGAGCCCACCAAGCCCCAGTTCTCCTCGGAGAAAGAACTCAAATCTGTTGTGGAGCTCATCAAGTATATGCACACATACTGCCTGCCCATGCGCAAGCAGGCCGGCTGGGAGCGCAAGGAGCGCGAGTGCCCAGGCCAGGTACGCAGGGCCAGGCCCGAGTGCCCCACAACCCTGATCCACCCGAACTGTCACAAGGCTGCCCCCCAGGCCCAGAGCAGCGCACCTCGGCCGCGCCTCGCCTTTACCCGCAGACGGGAGGTGAAAGCCAACTCTCTCCTGCGCGAACTGCTCAAAACGGTCAACTCCTTTGACGTGAGCAAGCCTTACAGACTCCACAGCCCCCCCTACACCCATAACAGAGATGCTATCACCAAGCCAGCGCATGACAGAAAGACTGAGACCCCTAGCCCGACTGCCAGCTCAATCAAACCAGAGCTTATGAAAGAGCGCGGCCTTGAGGCCCCTCTGAGCCCTGATCTGGAGGACGCCTCCTTCTCAGTCCGTCGCTCCCGCAGGCTCGCCTCTTTCCCCAGCCGCTTCGCCAAGAAGGTGCGTGCAGGCCGGGTGAGGGAGGAGCCTGCGTCCGGGGAGCGGCGCCCTAATGAGGAGGACAAGGCGGTCAAACACCCCCTGGTAGACGACCCGGAGAAAGACTCCGCCGCCAATAACAACAGTACTTCCCAAACCACGGCAGACGCAGCCGAACCCGATAACCTCTCCTGTCAAAACGGTAAGGCAAGATGGTGACGATGTCAGAAGCCCCAAGCTCTCAAGGCCTGTCCCGATTTTTCAGTCCACATGGCTCCAACGTGCAGTATCTTTCTTCAATTTGATGTGAATGAATAACACAAGTGCCACTGTTAAAAGGCTGGTAAAAAATGTTGTTTTTATACCTGCTGAATCTGCTGTTGTGTTCTCTGACCATGTATGTAACCATTGGTACCAACGACTCTTTCTGTCATTCTGATTGCAGAGAAACGGTCCTGCCTCTGTCTGCCGCTGACTCCCAAATCTACCGGGTTTGTTTTCCGTACTATAGTCCTATACACTACAATACATGTACTGCTAGCCCATAGCCCCACTGGACTCACAAAGCTATTTTTAATGTACACTTCTGGAACTCTTCCATGTGTGAAATGACTGTGCTGTTCTCTGGCCCCCAGATAGTTTTTTGCTGCTTTGTGGACTCTGTAATATCCCCAAAGCACTCCACACAAGCCTTTCATGGTAACACAGATCCAAAAATAGACCTCAATAGGAGAAGGAGCTTGTACTGTAATACCAATCATAGACGGCTGTAAAGGAAAGCTATTCTCATGTGGTTCACGTTCACAATGAAAATGTAATATAATCTCCAACAAAAGAAAAGaagtcctttaaaaaaaaaaacagagcacCGAACAGTACATCCTTTTGTCGCCCCTCTACCCCGACCCCTGCACCGCCTTCCCCTGGCCCTGATGATGACTTTGcaattgctctctctcttttctccatgATCAGAGATACACAGTATGCCAACAGGCCCTTTGAGCAGACTCTCAGCGTGGACCTGTGTGGCACAGCAGGTAATGTTGGGGCTTTGAGTTGGTGTTGATCATCTTGGCGTCTTTTACGCCTTGGCTTGACGAGACAACGTTTTGGAGCTATGTCCTGTAATCCTTGTGTCTGTCAGAAGTAGCTTGTCTAGAGGGAAGTAAAGTCTAGCTAGCAAATAtactgtgttgtagactagttTATCTCTTTTAGATATACTATTGCTAACACAGCTCGGTAGCAAAgcagtagaggagagggggaatgtGTTTGTATCGTGTTGTGAAGAGCATGACTGGAGTCTAAGGACGTGATCTGTCTCCTGGGTAAATGTCATCTTGACATGGCTAATTTGGTTGCGTAGCTACTTGGGAAGCGGAGAAGACCGATATAACAATGCTTTACAGTGTCTGCCGCTGATATCTTCCTCAAAAGCCATGATGTTAATAACAACTGAAAGTCAAATACGCACTTTGGTCAAAGTTAATATGAGATTGTGTGCTCGCCTTGTGCCGTATCAAGGTGCTGTGTTAACTGTAATGTTACAAAATAACAGCATCAAAGCAATTTGTTGTATTGGGAAAGCCATTGAGAGACAGATAGAAGTGAACAGAGTAACAGACAGTACACCCAGTAACAGTTAAACATGAGCAGTGTTTTAAAACGTGACCAGTGAAATTGTCTGAACTGTTGATGTTTCTCTAATGTTAACCCAACAGAGCTGTTTGAAACCACTGTGAGGTACATGTGACTTATTAGAGTGGCGTGTGTTTTCAGGCCTCACCCCTCCCACCACCCCCCCTCACAAGCAAGTGGAGGACGAGCTGTTCAAGCCAGAGGGGAAAGGAGAATCCACACCGAAGGGCTCGTGGCTGACCCGGGCCCACTCCCGCAAGCTCCCCGAGCAGACTGAACTCTACGCCCAGCTCCGCAAGATGGGCCAGGCCATCGATGCAGAACCCAAAGTCCACAGGACGTTCGGAGACCACGACTACTGCCTGCTGAGTCTGGGGGAGAGCCGGAAGAGAACCGCCGCCATGCTGGCCCACTCGCTGTTCGGACGCTCCTCTCCGGAGGGGCCAGAGCCTAAGGGGGACAAGGCTGAGCGCAGGGTCCAAGGGGACAAGAGGCTGGAACAGCAGCGTGAAGACAGGCTCTTTTCCAAGGTGCCAGAGTACCTGAGTAACGGTAACAGGGCTGACAGAAAGGGGGACGCTTTATCCCCCCACAACTCAGATGAAGCGGGGGAACGCTCCTCCCGTTCACCCTCCCCCATTCTCCACTCCAGCTGCTGCCAGCCCCACTCGCCTAGCAGCAAGCCCGACTTCAGGTGAGAATATAAACCACTGTTAGTCCGATTAGCAGTCACAGCCATGTGTACTGTCTTCTCTCATTGGCATGTGACTCAGGTTCTTCCATTAGCTCCCGTCTTATTCTCTCTgctttgtgtctctctcctcagctgTGAGAACTCTGAGACGTGCCACGGAGACAAGCAGAGAAACAAAATCTCCAAGTCTGTGTTTCAAATTGACGAGGTAAATACCAGTTCTGCTATTATGAGTTTTTTCCGTGTGTGTGAAGTCGGCATGATTTGCCACTGCGGCAAGTGTCCTGTTCTGACGGTTGCCATTGTGTCGTTGCCTAGGACAACTGCCAAGTGTTCTACATACACAACCTGCCAAGCAGCGTCACACAAACGATGCTGCGCAAACGCTTCGAGGCCTTTGGAGACCCGGAGGACTGCAAAGTCATCACCAAACACGAGTAGGTCCTTTTTTTTATCAGCCTGTCTGTGACCTTCCAGAGTACGGAATGCAGTGAACGTGAGGACCACGTGCCGAAACTCTCTGTCttctgtgtgtgttgatgtgtgtgtgcgtgcgcatgtgtttgtgtgtgtgcgcataggGAACGCTGTGGAGTCATCAAGTTCCGTCCGGCACCCAGCGGGCAGCAGATCCAGAGGCACAGACGAGAGCCGCTTTTCCAGAATGGAGCGGGTGGCATGCACAGGCTCAGCAGGAAGAGATACATAGATCTGGGTAAACAGAGATACAGTCAAACCATGTTGAACGTTGATAAAGGTGCCACACATTGGATTTCTTAGAATTTttgcattgtaatttcagaaCATGTCCATGATATATCTGGCGCtaatagtggaatgatagtgtttcacaGTATTGCACAGTATTACCCACCAGTGTTGTGATTGTCTGTGATATTTTCATATTGATTTCTCCCGCCCAGTGGCAACTGTTGTCAAACTGGGAAAGCTGTTCAGACTTTGTGTCTGGGTTATCTTGTGGAAATGGCTCGTTTCCTGTTTGTTGAAATTCTACACTGTTCCCTCAGTTTCAATTTATGGGAGAAAACATGTACTGAATAGTGtagggaatcattgtaccatctcaATCGCTGTGAAATATAGTACCATCTaaatcgctgtgaaatatatttagtATATTTCACAGcaatttagatggtacaatgattccctacactattcaatgcttgttttctcacataaaaagtaatactgtgaaaataTCATTTCACTATTAGTGGCAGATATATTATGGACATAtttctgaaattacaatgcaaAGGAAATGTGTCGCACCTTTTACttgtatttatcctttatttaactaggcaagtcagttaagaacacgttcttatttacaatgacagcttaccggggaacagtgggttaactgccttgttcaggggcagaacaacagatttttaccttgtcagctcagggatttgatccagcaaccttttggttactggcccaatgctctaacctgtaggctacctgccgcccaaaggAGTATGAACTGTTAGATGGCAGCAATGCTAAGATATTGTACAAGTTGTATCTCCATGTAATGTTGATGGCTATGATGACACTGTTCTTACAAAGCTGTGTGTTTCCCTCTCCAGACGAAGCTGGACCAGGGCCGGTGAAGAGCAAGTATGACGCCCTGGACTTTGACACCCTGCTGAAGGAGGCCCAGAAGAGCCTGCATCGCTGACGGTGACTCGGCTGGACTCGCCTTAGAACCCTCATACCACCCCCAGACTCGGCTCAGTACCTCAACCAAGGCACCTCGTCATGTTTACATTTTTAACATTGGATTAAGAAACGGACCTAGTCTCTTTCAGCTGAGGATACTACAGAGGAAGCTAGcgggggttggagggatggagaaaaaaaaaagcaACGAAACAACATAAAATGTATCTGAACACAAAAAGCTGCTTCCTGTCTGTGTTCATGACTTTGTTGTGACTCGTCGTGGTCCCGTTGAGAGCCGATGGGCGTGTGGGCGGGCGAGACCTCTGTAGCAAACCTTGCTCCCTCCGTTGGtcgttgtggtgtgtgtgtctgcgtgtgtgtgtcgttTTTTTGTACCCCCTTGGTCACTACTGGTGGAACTGCAAGCTGTATTCGCCATTACGTTGTACGGTATATAACAAAACCTGCTTAATATTAGCAAAATTGTGGATGTTCAAACTG is part of the Salvelinus fontinalis isolate EN_2023a chromosome 6, ASM2944872v1, whole genome shotgun sequence genome and harbors:
- the LOC129857881 gene encoding peroxisome proliferator-activated receptor gamma coactivator 1-beta-like, producing the protein MADCASLLDEELSSFVFNYLTENSGSQYGEEEVCSDRLDTDFPDIDLSQLDASDFDSVNCLSELHWCNDQSDISAASIQYSTGDPEFFEIEDENAALLAALTDSLDGMVEDEVGGLSVFPSLGEGSEEDLPFPSGCLSDGSLSDGSLSSETEAPSLLKKLLLSPPNVPTGLESHKEGSSNSGHRHCSRSLHLKPVRPLVKRESTQERKPRAVRPAGRLCTELHRHLTSAQEAEDTPSADTEDEEDEEEDDDDEDSESEEEEEEESSSSESERSTPLEPTKPQFSSEKELKSVVELIKYMHTYCLPMRKQAGWERKERECPGQVRRARPECPTTLIHPNCHKAAPQAQSSAPRPRLAFTRRREVKANSLLRELLKTVNSFDVSKPYRLHSPPYTHNRDAITKPAHDRKTETPSPTASSIKPELMKERGLEAPLSPDLEDASFSVRRSRRLASFPSRFAKKVRAGRVREEPASGERRPNEEDKAVKHPLVDDPEKDSAANNNSTSQTTADAAEPDNLSCQNEKRSCLCLPLTPKSTGDTQYANRPFEQTLSVDLCGTAGLTPPTTPPHKQVEDELFKPEGKGESTPKGSWLTRAHSRKLPEQTELYAQLRKMGQAIDAEPKVHRTFGDHDYCLLSLGESRKRTAAMLAHSLFGRSSPEGPEPKGDKAERRVQGDKRLEQQREDRLFSKVPEYLSNGNRADRKGDALSPHNSDEAGERSSRSPSPILHSSCCQPHSPSSKPDFSCENSETCHGDKQRNKISKSVFQIDEDNCQVFYIHNLPSSVTQTMLRKRFEAFGDPEDCKVITKHEERCGVIKFRPAPSGQQIQRHRREPLFQNGAGGMHRLSRKRYIDLDEAGPGPVKSKYDALDFDTLLKEAQKSLHR